One part of the Magallana gigas chromosome 5, xbMagGiga1.1, whole genome shotgun sequence genome encodes these proteins:
- the LOC105347370 gene encoding protein Mpv17 isoform X1 — protein sequence MNAVIRMHSALMQKYPWKTVAFSTGFVMSTGDAISQKFVERNEKFDCKRYVRYWAFGVIIAGPLFHGWYIRLQTIFGKSKLAPFKMVAVDQLVFAPVFPPFFLGVMGLMKGDSFSVIKQKIQKDYLDILTSCWSVWPGVQFVNFLLVPISHRVLFNNTIALGWDTYLAWKADASKQKSTDTLVRSKPPDTLVRSLETTVASLPVWGDTPTNQTSMFVALSP from the exons ATGAATGCAGTTATTCGAATGCACTCGGCGTTGATGCAAAAATACCCATGGAAAACAGTCGCCTTTTCGACAG GTTTTGTTATGTCAACTGGAGATGCCATTTCCCAGAAATTTGTTGagagaaatgaaaaatttgacTGCAAAAGATATGTTCGATATTGGGCTTTTGGGGTGATAATTGCT GGTCCTCTTTTCCATGGATGGTATATAAGACTGCAAACGATTTTTGGGAAGTCTAAGTTGGCACCATTCAAAATGGTTGCTGTTGATCAG CTGGTGTTTGCGCCTGTCTTCCCTCCGTTTTTCTTGGGAGTCATGGGATTAATGAAAGGAGATTCTTTTTCtgtcataaaacaaaaaattcagaaG GATTATCTGGATATTCTCACCAGTTGCTGGTCG GTTTGGCCAGGTGTGCAGTTTGTGAACTTCCTGTTAGTGCCCATCAGTCACAG GGTTCTATTTAACAACACTATAGCCCTTGGCTGGGACACCTACCTAGCCTGGAAGGCCGACGCGTCCAAACAGAAGTCCACCGACACCCTGGTCCGGTCCAAGCCCCCTGACACTCTAGTCCGGTCCCTAGAGACGACCGTGGCCAGCCTGCCAGTCTGGGGAGACACGCCCACTAACCAGACCTCCATGTTTGTGGCCCTCTCCCCATAG
- the LOC105347370 gene encoding uncharacterized protein isoform X2, with protein sequence MSTGDAISQKFVERNEKFDCKRYVRYWAFGVIIAGPLFHGWYIRLQTIFGKSKLAPFKMVAVDQLVFAPVFPPFFLGVMGLMKGDSFSVIKQKIQKDYLDILTSCWSVWPGVQFVNFLLVPISHRVLFNNTIALGWDTYLAWKADASKQKSTDTLVRSKPPDTLVRSLETTVASLPVWGDTPTNQTSMFVALSP encoded by the exons ATGTCAACTGGAGATGCCATTTCCCAGAAATTTGTTGagagaaatgaaaaatttgacTGCAAAAGATATGTTCGATATTGGGCTTTTGGGGTGATAATTGCT GGTCCTCTTTTCCATGGATGGTATATAAGACTGCAAACGATTTTTGGGAAGTCTAAGTTGGCACCATTCAAAATGGTTGCTGTTGATCAG CTGGTGTTTGCGCCTGTCTTCCCTCCGTTTTTCTTGGGAGTCATGGGATTAATGAAAGGAGATTCTTTTTCtgtcataaaacaaaaaattcagaaG GATTATCTGGATATTCTCACCAGTTGCTGGTCG GTTTGGCCAGGTGTGCAGTTTGTGAACTTCCTGTTAGTGCCCATCAGTCACAG GGTTCTATTTAACAACACTATAGCCCTTGGCTGGGACACCTACCTAGCCTGGAAGGCCGACGCGTCCAAACAGAAGTCCACCGACACCCTGGTCCGGTCCAAGCCCCCTGACACTCTAGTCCGGTCCCTAGAGACGACCGTGGCCAGCCTGCCAGTCTGGGGAGACACGCCCACTAACCAGACCTCCATGTTTGTGGCCCTCTCCCCATAG
- the LOC105347368 gene encoding uncharacterized protein isoform X2, with product MHYKVIKTAGTLGSMVVQGKEKRNTLNQGSVIDLYKTIYSTMDLSNKAQPNSTQGLLAAAASTMGALNFSQGESFRGESPLGGGRSGTTDSFPYGLSGVAMPNYGYPSDLYQFTSNGYPRKSRTCSYCGKVFTRSTTRRYHEKRCPLLRAAVCSMVPQDETKKMGTSSTSDHSSSWPTTAESRKAVESKVVQSGKISNSFSKSLPPLMTPPFLLDRKYLKEMESVAGYPGVIVKKEAQEQRIPQGSKMYEGLSDLPSSQYTSESRWSPHIKRSSETRGHSLSPYNTSAGLDLSKSPSGTSHDDASSVTQEDQYQRDVIQEDMQREKSKVENGQDSDSEKHNSRESGKMKMAERSTPSGQDDSDSMDINETTSLHESQNHHLGTNGESKMDSKENVEGGETKCEICGKNFPSSWQLHVHKQIHTKFKPYACRFCGDRFSKAGLRITHERAHLGEIGYACALCAASFTSKGSLRVHIKRQHAEGPWTCKHCGSTVEAQSDLVSHLKNHNLTKEEQESLQYMPGAPGSGDYDEDSLEDGDEEQEPMDSEALSDSIDNEASPDRDVENLEQAANPSGLADADEPKEMCSICGHEFPASHMAFHMKVHEGQKPYSCPICGKRFGYKNNMKSHIKLHAGIKPYQCSICGAKFTRGSTLRRHARRHGISAESVWDLFVKNSASSQENMLPSTNGNDGTPVKNNSSSMPLHASPDERKEEVTSYADSAYSSFFNTPTSVAMSNALFMSYQNHQAAVAAAASSFPSIFNTSLPTPTSEIPLRSSAGFLETSHHTPQADALNLSVQKAEKTHRRSESQENLLPSPTSEEKSWPAAGSNVLRPSVTVAPGIKANSVDIGIQVNKCCKSGLELLQEDVRSPSEASVHSDHSGSTYQQVTSSGLDNSTESISTLLATGRLYKCDHCECYFSEYAMYRIHSKLHARGGNLKPFACPVCDENCQDKTYFSMHLAEHLR from the exons ATGCACTATAAG GTAATAAAGACGGCAGGAACACTTGGATCTATGGTGGTTCAAGGCAAAGAGAAGCGAAACACTTTAAATCAGGGATCTGTTATAGACTTATATAAGACTATTTATTCTACAATGGATTTGAGTAACAAAGCTCAACCAAACAGCACTCAGGGATTGCTGGCAGCAGCCGCCTCCACAATGGGGGCCCTCAACTTCAGTCAGGGGGAATCATTCAGAGGGGAAAGTCCCCTGGGTGGGGGCCGGAGTGGAACCACAGATTCATTTCCGTACGGATTGAGTGGGGTTGCCATGCCGAATTACGGGTACCCTAGTGATTTATACCAATTTACCTCCAATGGATATCCTCGAAAGTCCCGCACCTGTAGTTATTGTGGGAAAGTTTTCACCAGGTCAACAACGCGGCGCTATCATGAAAAGCGGTGCCCCCTACTGCGAGCAGCGGTGTGCAGCATGGTACCTCAAGACGAGACGAAGAAAATGGGAACTAGCTCAACGTCGGACCACAGCTCGTCATGGCCAACCACTGCAGAATCTCGCAAAGCAGTGGAATCTAAGGTTGTTCAGTCAGGGAAAATCTCAAACTCATTCAGTAAATCATTACCTCCTCTCATGACCCCACCCTTCCTCCTGGATCGAAAGTATCTGAAGGAAATGGAATCCGTGGCCGGATACCCAGGAGTCATTGTCAAAAAAGAAGCTCAGGAACAGCGAATACCTCAGGGCAGCAAAATGTATGAAGGTTTGTCCGATCTCCCATCCTCTCAGTACACATCTGAGTCCAGGTGGTCTCCTCATATCAAACGCAGCAGCGAAACAAGGGGTCACTCTTTATCCCCCTACAATACCTCAGCTGGACTGGACTTGTCCAAATCCCCCTCAGGAACCTCACATGATGATGCAAGCTCAGTCACACAGGAAGACCAATATCAACGGGACGTTATACAGGAAGACATGCAGAGGGAGAAAAGCAAAGTGGAAAATGGCCAGGATTCCGACTCAGAAAAACACAACTCCAGAGAATCTGGAAAGATGAAAATGGCCGAGAGAAGTACCCCCTCAGGTCAAGATGATTCAGACTCCATGGATATCAATGAAACTACCTCACTGCATGAGTCGCAGAATCATCATTTGGGAACGAATGGTGAAAGCAAGATGGATTCAAAAGAAAATGTAGAAGGAGGGGAAACCAAATGTGAAATATGTGGTAAGAATTTCCCTTCATCTTGGCAGCTTCATGTACACAAGCAGATACATACCAAATTCAAGCCCTATGCCTGTCGATTTTGTGGGGACAGATTTTCAAAGGCAGGTCTACGAATCACCCACGAGAGAGCTCATCTAGGAGAGATTGGGTACGCCTGTGCGTTATGTGCTGCCTCCTTCACCAGTAAAGGCAGCCTTCGTGTACACATCAAACGCCAGCATGCAGAAGGCCCCTGGACCTGCAAGCACTGTGGATCGACAGTAGAGGCTCAAAGTGACTTGGTCAGCCATTTGAAAAACCACAATCTCACGAAAGAAGAACAGGAGTCTCTGCAATACATGCCTGGAGCCCCAGGAAGTGGTGACTATGATGAAGATTCGCTGGAAGATGGAGACGAAGAGCAGGAGCCAATGGACTCTGAAGCTCTGTCAGACTCAATAGATAATGAGGCCTCACCCGACAGAGATGTTGAGAATCTGGAACAGGCAGCTAACCCATCCGGACTAGCGGATGCTGACGAACCCAAAGAGATGTGCAGTATATGTGGGCATGAGTTTCCGGCCAGTCACATGGCATTTCATATGAAAGTCCATGAGGGTCAGAAACCCTACAGCTGTCCTATATGTGGTAAACGATTCGGCTACAAAAACAACATGAAATCTCATATCAAGCTTCATGCAGGGATAAAGCCTTACCAGTGCTCAATATGTGGAGCTAAGTTTACCAGGGGTTCAACTCTACGAAGACATGCCCGTCGTCATGGCATATCCGCCGAGAGTGTATGGGATCTCTTCGTCAAAAACAGCGCATCCTCTCAGGAAAACATGCTGCCATCAACAAACGGCAATGATGGAACTCCTGTGAAGAACAACAGCAGCAGTATGCCTCTGCATGCTTCACCAGATGAGCGCAAGGAGGAAGTAACCTCCTATGCTGATTCAGCATACAGCAGTTTCTTCAACACACCTACCTCAGTTGCAATGTCAAATGCATTATTTATGAGTTACCAGAATCACCAGGCAGCTGTAGCGGCAGCAGCCTCCTCATTTCCGTCGATATTCAATACCTCATTACCAACTCCTACCTCAGAGATACCTCTCCGTTCCTCCGCCGGATTTCTAGAGACTAGTCACCACACACCTCAAGCTGACGCCCTCAATCTCAGTGTACAAAAGGCCGAGAAAACCCACAGAAGAAGTGAAAGTCAGGAAAATCTCCTCCCCTCTCCTACCTCAGAAGAAAAGTCCTGGCCAGCAGCAGGGTCTAACGTCCTCAGACCGTCTGTAACCGTGGCACCGGGAATCAAGGCCAACTCGGTCGACATTGGTATTCAGGTCAACAAATGCTGCAAGAGCGGCCTGGAGCTACTACAGGAAGACGTCAGGAGCCCCAGCGAGGCCAGTGTACACTCGGACCACAGCGGCTCCACCTACCAGCAGGTAACAAGCTCAGGGTTAGACAACTCCACCGAGAGTATATCAACGCTATTAGCCACTGGCAGACTCTACAAATGTGACCACTGCGAGTGCTATTTTTCGGAATACGCAATGTACCGCATCCACAGTAAGCTCCATGCACGAGGTGGCAACTTGAAGCCGTTCGCCTGCCCTGTTTGTGATGAGAACTGCCAAGATAAGACATACTTCTCCATGCATCTAGCAGAACATTTACGATGA
- the LOC105347368 gene encoding uncharacterized protein isoform X1, with amino-acid sequence MDTQRPLLYDFRDDSANKTSEVIKTAGTLGSMVVQGKEKRNTLNQGSVIDLYKTIYSTMDLSNKAQPNSTQGLLAAAASTMGALNFSQGESFRGESPLGGGRSGTTDSFPYGLSGVAMPNYGYPSDLYQFTSNGYPRKSRTCSYCGKVFTRSTTRRYHEKRCPLLRAAVCSMVPQDETKKMGTSSTSDHSSSWPTTAESRKAVESKVVQSGKISNSFSKSLPPLMTPPFLLDRKYLKEMESVAGYPGVIVKKEAQEQRIPQGSKMYEGLSDLPSSQYTSESRWSPHIKRSSETRGHSLSPYNTSAGLDLSKSPSGTSHDDASSVTQEDQYQRDVIQEDMQREKSKVENGQDSDSEKHNSRESGKMKMAERSTPSGQDDSDSMDINETTSLHESQNHHLGTNGESKMDSKENVEGGETKCEICGKNFPSSWQLHVHKQIHTKFKPYACRFCGDRFSKAGLRITHERAHLGEIGYACALCAASFTSKGSLRVHIKRQHAEGPWTCKHCGSTVEAQSDLVSHLKNHNLTKEEQESLQYMPGAPGSGDYDEDSLEDGDEEQEPMDSEALSDSIDNEASPDRDVENLEQAANPSGLADADEPKEMCSICGHEFPASHMAFHMKVHEGQKPYSCPICGKRFGYKNNMKSHIKLHAGIKPYQCSICGAKFTRGSTLRRHARRHGISAESVWDLFVKNSASSQENMLPSTNGNDGTPVKNNSSSMPLHASPDERKEEVTSYADSAYSSFFNTPTSVAMSNALFMSYQNHQAAVAAAASSFPSIFNTSLPTPTSEIPLRSSAGFLETSHHTPQADALNLSVQKAEKTHRRSESQENLLPSPTSEEKSWPAAGSNVLRPSVTVAPGIKANSVDIGIQVNKCCKSGLELLQEDVRSPSEASVHSDHSGSTYQQVTSSGLDNSTESISTLLATGRLYKCDHCECYFSEYAMYRIHSKLHARGGNLKPFACPVCDENCQDKTYFSMHLAEHLR; translated from the exons ATGGACACTCAGAGACCTTTGCTGTATGACTTCAGGGATGATTCTGCTAATAAGACTTCAGAG GTAATAAAGACGGCAGGAACACTTGGATCTATGGTGGTTCAAGGCAAAGAGAAGCGAAACACTTTAAATCAGGGATCTGTTATAGACTTATATAAGACTATTTATTCTACAATGGATTTGAGTAACAAAGCTCAACCAAACAGCACTCAGGGATTGCTGGCAGCAGCCGCCTCCACAATGGGGGCCCTCAACTTCAGTCAGGGGGAATCATTCAGAGGGGAAAGTCCCCTGGGTGGGGGCCGGAGTGGAACCACAGATTCATTTCCGTACGGATTGAGTGGGGTTGCCATGCCGAATTACGGGTACCCTAGTGATTTATACCAATTTACCTCCAATGGATATCCTCGAAAGTCCCGCACCTGTAGTTATTGTGGGAAAGTTTTCACCAGGTCAACAACGCGGCGCTATCATGAAAAGCGGTGCCCCCTACTGCGAGCAGCGGTGTGCAGCATGGTACCTCAAGACGAGACGAAGAAAATGGGAACTAGCTCAACGTCGGACCACAGCTCGTCATGGCCAACCACTGCAGAATCTCGCAAAGCAGTGGAATCTAAGGTTGTTCAGTCAGGGAAAATCTCAAACTCATTCAGTAAATCATTACCTCCTCTCATGACCCCACCCTTCCTCCTGGATCGAAAGTATCTGAAGGAAATGGAATCCGTGGCCGGATACCCAGGAGTCATTGTCAAAAAAGAAGCTCAGGAACAGCGAATACCTCAGGGCAGCAAAATGTATGAAGGTTTGTCCGATCTCCCATCCTCTCAGTACACATCTGAGTCCAGGTGGTCTCCTCATATCAAACGCAGCAGCGAAACAAGGGGTCACTCTTTATCCCCCTACAATACCTCAGCTGGACTGGACTTGTCCAAATCCCCCTCAGGAACCTCACATGATGATGCAAGCTCAGTCACACAGGAAGACCAATATCAACGGGACGTTATACAGGAAGACATGCAGAGGGAGAAAAGCAAAGTGGAAAATGGCCAGGATTCCGACTCAGAAAAACACAACTCCAGAGAATCTGGAAAGATGAAAATGGCCGAGAGAAGTACCCCCTCAGGTCAAGATGATTCAGACTCCATGGATATCAATGAAACTACCTCACTGCATGAGTCGCAGAATCATCATTTGGGAACGAATGGTGAAAGCAAGATGGATTCAAAAGAAAATGTAGAAGGAGGGGAAACCAAATGTGAAATATGTGGTAAGAATTTCCCTTCATCTTGGCAGCTTCATGTACACAAGCAGATACATACCAAATTCAAGCCCTATGCCTGTCGATTTTGTGGGGACAGATTTTCAAAGGCAGGTCTACGAATCACCCACGAGAGAGCTCATCTAGGAGAGATTGGGTACGCCTGTGCGTTATGTGCTGCCTCCTTCACCAGTAAAGGCAGCCTTCGTGTACACATCAAACGCCAGCATGCAGAAGGCCCCTGGACCTGCAAGCACTGTGGATCGACAGTAGAGGCTCAAAGTGACTTGGTCAGCCATTTGAAAAACCACAATCTCACGAAAGAAGAACAGGAGTCTCTGCAATACATGCCTGGAGCCCCAGGAAGTGGTGACTATGATGAAGATTCGCTGGAAGATGGAGACGAAGAGCAGGAGCCAATGGACTCTGAAGCTCTGTCAGACTCAATAGATAATGAGGCCTCACCCGACAGAGATGTTGAGAATCTGGAACAGGCAGCTAACCCATCCGGACTAGCGGATGCTGACGAACCCAAAGAGATGTGCAGTATATGTGGGCATGAGTTTCCGGCCAGTCACATGGCATTTCATATGAAAGTCCATGAGGGTCAGAAACCCTACAGCTGTCCTATATGTGGTAAACGATTCGGCTACAAAAACAACATGAAATCTCATATCAAGCTTCATGCAGGGATAAAGCCTTACCAGTGCTCAATATGTGGAGCTAAGTTTACCAGGGGTTCAACTCTACGAAGACATGCCCGTCGTCATGGCATATCCGCCGAGAGTGTATGGGATCTCTTCGTCAAAAACAGCGCATCCTCTCAGGAAAACATGCTGCCATCAACAAACGGCAATGATGGAACTCCTGTGAAGAACAACAGCAGCAGTATGCCTCTGCATGCTTCACCAGATGAGCGCAAGGAGGAAGTAACCTCCTATGCTGATTCAGCATACAGCAGTTTCTTCAACACACCTACCTCAGTTGCAATGTCAAATGCATTATTTATGAGTTACCAGAATCACCAGGCAGCTGTAGCGGCAGCAGCCTCCTCATTTCCGTCGATATTCAATACCTCATTACCAACTCCTACCTCAGAGATACCTCTCCGTTCCTCCGCCGGATTTCTAGAGACTAGTCACCACACACCTCAAGCTGACGCCCTCAATCTCAGTGTACAAAAGGCCGAGAAAACCCACAGAAGAAGTGAAAGTCAGGAAAATCTCCTCCCCTCTCCTACCTCAGAAGAAAAGTCCTGGCCAGCAGCAGGGTCTAACGTCCTCAGACCGTCTGTAACCGTGGCACCGGGAATCAAGGCCAACTCGGTCGACATTGGTATTCAGGTCAACAAATGCTGCAAGAGCGGCCTGGAGCTACTACAGGAAGACGTCAGGAGCCCCAGCGAGGCCAGTGTACACTCGGACCACAGCGGCTCCACCTACCAGCAGGTAACAAGCTCAGGGTTAGACAACTCCACCGAGAGTATATCAACGCTATTAGCCACTGGCAGACTCTACAAATGTGACCACTGCGAGTGCTATTTTTCGGAATACGCAATGTACCGCATCCACAGTAAGCTCCATGCACGAGGTGGCAACTTGAAGCCGTTCGCCTGCCCTGTTTGTGATGAGAACTGCCAAGATAAGACATACTTCTCCATGCATCTAGCAGAACATTTACGATGA
- the LOC105347368 gene encoding uncharacterized protein isoform X3, with product MVVQGKEKRNTLNQGSVIDLYKTIYSTMDLSNKAQPNSTQGLLAAAASTMGALNFSQGESFRGESPLGGGRSGTTDSFPYGLSGVAMPNYGYPSDLYQFTSNGYPRKSRTCSYCGKVFTRSTTRRYHEKRCPLLRAAVCSMVPQDETKKMGTSSTSDHSSSWPTTAESRKAVESKVVQSGKISNSFSKSLPPLMTPPFLLDRKYLKEMESVAGYPGVIVKKEAQEQRIPQGSKMYEGLSDLPSSQYTSESRWSPHIKRSSETRGHSLSPYNTSAGLDLSKSPSGTSHDDASSVTQEDQYQRDVIQEDMQREKSKVENGQDSDSEKHNSRESGKMKMAERSTPSGQDDSDSMDINETTSLHESQNHHLGTNGESKMDSKENVEGGETKCEICGKNFPSSWQLHVHKQIHTKFKPYACRFCGDRFSKAGLRITHERAHLGEIGYACALCAASFTSKGSLRVHIKRQHAEGPWTCKHCGSTVEAQSDLVSHLKNHNLTKEEQESLQYMPGAPGSGDYDEDSLEDGDEEQEPMDSEALSDSIDNEASPDRDVENLEQAANPSGLADADEPKEMCSICGHEFPASHMAFHMKVHEGQKPYSCPICGKRFGYKNNMKSHIKLHAGIKPYQCSICGAKFTRGSTLRRHARRHGISAESVWDLFVKNSASSQENMLPSTNGNDGTPVKNNSSSMPLHASPDERKEEVTSYADSAYSSFFNTPTSVAMSNALFMSYQNHQAAVAAAASSFPSIFNTSLPTPTSEIPLRSSAGFLETSHHTPQADALNLSVQKAEKTHRRSESQENLLPSPTSEEKSWPAAGSNVLRPSVTVAPGIKANSVDIGIQVNKCCKSGLELLQEDVRSPSEASVHSDHSGSTYQQVTSSGLDNSTESISTLLATGRLYKCDHCECYFSEYAMYRIHSKLHARGGNLKPFACPVCDENCQDKTYFSMHLAEHLR from the coding sequence ATGGTGGTTCAAGGCAAAGAGAAGCGAAACACTTTAAATCAGGGATCTGTTATAGACTTATATAAGACTATTTATTCTACAATGGATTTGAGTAACAAAGCTCAACCAAACAGCACTCAGGGATTGCTGGCAGCAGCCGCCTCCACAATGGGGGCCCTCAACTTCAGTCAGGGGGAATCATTCAGAGGGGAAAGTCCCCTGGGTGGGGGCCGGAGTGGAACCACAGATTCATTTCCGTACGGATTGAGTGGGGTTGCCATGCCGAATTACGGGTACCCTAGTGATTTATACCAATTTACCTCCAATGGATATCCTCGAAAGTCCCGCACCTGTAGTTATTGTGGGAAAGTTTTCACCAGGTCAACAACGCGGCGCTATCATGAAAAGCGGTGCCCCCTACTGCGAGCAGCGGTGTGCAGCATGGTACCTCAAGACGAGACGAAGAAAATGGGAACTAGCTCAACGTCGGACCACAGCTCGTCATGGCCAACCACTGCAGAATCTCGCAAAGCAGTGGAATCTAAGGTTGTTCAGTCAGGGAAAATCTCAAACTCATTCAGTAAATCATTACCTCCTCTCATGACCCCACCCTTCCTCCTGGATCGAAAGTATCTGAAGGAAATGGAATCCGTGGCCGGATACCCAGGAGTCATTGTCAAAAAAGAAGCTCAGGAACAGCGAATACCTCAGGGCAGCAAAATGTATGAAGGTTTGTCCGATCTCCCATCCTCTCAGTACACATCTGAGTCCAGGTGGTCTCCTCATATCAAACGCAGCAGCGAAACAAGGGGTCACTCTTTATCCCCCTACAATACCTCAGCTGGACTGGACTTGTCCAAATCCCCCTCAGGAACCTCACATGATGATGCAAGCTCAGTCACACAGGAAGACCAATATCAACGGGACGTTATACAGGAAGACATGCAGAGGGAGAAAAGCAAAGTGGAAAATGGCCAGGATTCCGACTCAGAAAAACACAACTCCAGAGAATCTGGAAAGATGAAAATGGCCGAGAGAAGTACCCCCTCAGGTCAAGATGATTCAGACTCCATGGATATCAATGAAACTACCTCACTGCATGAGTCGCAGAATCATCATTTGGGAACGAATGGTGAAAGCAAGATGGATTCAAAAGAAAATGTAGAAGGAGGGGAAACCAAATGTGAAATATGTGGTAAGAATTTCCCTTCATCTTGGCAGCTTCATGTACACAAGCAGATACATACCAAATTCAAGCCCTATGCCTGTCGATTTTGTGGGGACAGATTTTCAAAGGCAGGTCTACGAATCACCCACGAGAGAGCTCATCTAGGAGAGATTGGGTACGCCTGTGCGTTATGTGCTGCCTCCTTCACCAGTAAAGGCAGCCTTCGTGTACACATCAAACGCCAGCATGCAGAAGGCCCCTGGACCTGCAAGCACTGTGGATCGACAGTAGAGGCTCAAAGTGACTTGGTCAGCCATTTGAAAAACCACAATCTCACGAAAGAAGAACAGGAGTCTCTGCAATACATGCCTGGAGCCCCAGGAAGTGGTGACTATGATGAAGATTCGCTGGAAGATGGAGACGAAGAGCAGGAGCCAATGGACTCTGAAGCTCTGTCAGACTCAATAGATAATGAGGCCTCACCCGACAGAGATGTTGAGAATCTGGAACAGGCAGCTAACCCATCCGGACTAGCGGATGCTGACGAACCCAAAGAGATGTGCAGTATATGTGGGCATGAGTTTCCGGCCAGTCACATGGCATTTCATATGAAAGTCCATGAGGGTCAGAAACCCTACAGCTGTCCTATATGTGGTAAACGATTCGGCTACAAAAACAACATGAAATCTCATATCAAGCTTCATGCAGGGATAAAGCCTTACCAGTGCTCAATATGTGGAGCTAAGTTTACCAGGGGTTCAACTCTACGAAGACATGCCCGTCGTCATGGCATATCCGCCGAGAGTGTATGGGATCTCTTCGTCAAAAACAGCGCATCCTCTCAGGAAAACATGCTGCCATCAACAAACGGCAATGATGGAACTCCTGTGAAGAACAACAGCAGCAGTATGCCTCTGCATGCTTCACCAGATGAGCGCAAGGAGGAAGTAACCTCCTATGCTGATTCAGCATACAGCAGTTTCTTCAACACACCTACCTCAGTTGCAATGTCAAATGCATTATTTATGAGTTACCAGAATCACCAGGCAGCTGTAGCGGCAGCAGCCTCCTCATTTCCGTCGATATTCAATACCTCATTACCAACTCCTACCTCAGAGATACCTCTCCGTTCCTCCGCCGGATTTCTAGAGACTAGTCACCACACACCTCAAGCTGACGCCCTCAATCTCAGTGTACAAAAGGCCGAGAAAACCCACAGAAGAAGTGAAAGTCAGGAAAATCTCCTCCCCTCTCCTACCTCAGAAGAAAAGTCCTGGCCAGCAGCAGGGTCTAACGTCCTCAGACCGTCTGTAACCGTGGCACCGGGAATCAAGGCCAACTCGGTCGACATTGGTATTCAGGTCAACAAATGCTGCAAGAGCGGCCTGGAGCTACTACAGGAAGACGTCAGGAGCCCCAGCGAGGCCAGTGTACACTCGGACCACAGCGGCTCCACCTACCAGCAGGTAACAAGCTCAGGGTTAGACAACTCCACCGAGAGTATATCAACGCTATTAGCCACTGGCAGACTCTACAAATGTGACCACTGCGAGTGCTATTTTTCGGAATACGCAATGTACCGCATCCACAGTAAGCTCCATGCACGAGGTGGCAACTTGAAGCCGTTCGCCTGCCCTGTTTGTGATGAGAACTGCCAAGATAAGACATACTTCTCCATGCATCTAGCAGAACATTTACGATGA